The following coding sequences are from one Prochlorococcus sp. MIT 1314 window:
- a CDS encoding RNA-binding protein — protein sequence MIKRVLTIFILTFFLVFSIPVYSLDTSSKNLEKYTNKISNKFTRTYCNTSKFGISYEGALAFAIGETNKEFKNNKLNKLIDYSQLKDSIVNGLENNCDVYDFPISSLEKLKFD from the coding sequence ATGATCAAAAGGGTTTTAACTATCTTTATCTTAACTTTTTTTCTTGTATTTAGTATTCCAGTTTACTCATTAGATACTTCTTCTAAAAATCTTGAGAAGTATACTAATAAGATTTCTAATAAATTCACTAGAACTTACTGCAACACTTCCAAATTTGGTATCTCTTATGAAGGTGCTTTGGCATTCGCTATTGGAGAAACTAACAAGGAATTTAAAAATAATAAACTCAATAAATTGATAGATTATTCGCAACTAAAAGATTCAATAGTTAATGGTTTAGAAAATAATTGCGATGTTTATGATTTTCCTATTAGTAGTTTAGAAAAATTAAAATTTGATTAG